Proteins encoded together in one Planctomycetaceae bacterium window:
- a CDS encoding EF-Tu/IF-2/RF-3 family GTPase, which produces MKLGIGIGLALILAAFVIWMVLRRKEVTQTRANTHFSMPIDDVFALKIRGKVVVVGVVSEGKVQSGDMLVIEAGGRRMQVTVESLEAFNKPLNSAKAGDRVGIMLHGVEREQVVLPALLAGTKEGA; this is translated from the coding sequence ATGAAACTAGGTATCGGAATAGGCCTTGCCCTTATACTTGCGGCATTCGTGATTTGGATGGTGCTCAGACGCAAAGAAGTTACTCAGACCCGCGCAAATACTCATTTCTCCATGCCGATCGACGATGTTTTTGCCTTGAAAATAAGGGGCAAAGTGGTGGTGGTAGGTGTTGTTTCCGAAGGCAAAGTTCAGTCTGGCGATATGCTCGTGATAGAAGCTGGGGGTAGAAGAATGCAAGTGACTGTCGAGTCGCTAGAGGCTTTCAATAAACCATTGAACTCTGCCAAAGCAGGGGACCGTGTTGGAATCATGCTGCACGGCGTGGAAAGAGAACAAGTAGTGTTGCCCGCTCTCTTAGCAGGTACAAAAGAAGGGGCATGA
- the ppdK gene encoding pyruvate, phosphate dikinase has protein sequence MAKGSKFVYFFGGKGTEGRGDMKQLLGGKGANLADMCSLGLPVPPGFTITTEVCDLFYKLGRKYPADLDAQVDANIAKLEKLTGKTFGHGGNPLLVSVRSGAAASMPGMMDTVLNLGLNDQTLPALIKLTGNERFAWDAMRRFMQMFGDVVLDMEHHDFEHALDGVKKRRGAQQDTDLDVEGLKEVVAEYSKVYDHAGKKFPQNAREQLQAAINAVFGSWNNPRAIKYRQLNDIRGLLGTAVNVQAMVFGNMGDTSGTGVAFTRNPSTGENKFYGEYLMNAQGEDVVAGIRTPQPIDQLAKVDPTSYKQLVAIREKLEKHYRDMQDIEFTIERGTLYMLQTRNGKRTAPAAVRVAVDLVAEKLITEKEGVLRVEPKSLDQLLHPTFNPKAEAAAQAIGRGLPASPGAATGQIVFSAHEAEEWEELGKSVILVRIETSPEDIGGMNVAQGILTSRGGMTSHAAVVARGMGKCCVAGCSDVAIDYAAKTLTAGGVTLKEGDWMSLNGSLGTVYAGKIETQDAALTGPFGTIMDLADKYRKIGVRTNADTPHDTEVAVRFGAEGIGLCRTEHMFFEGDRILAMREMILAEDAVGREKALAKLLPLQRQDFIGMFKALDGRPATIRFLDPPLHEFVPHDAEGQAQMAAVMGVPAETIKAKVDSLHEFNPMLGHRGCRLGITYPVITAMQARAVIEAALEVPGSKPEIMIPLVGTVKELSNQKAIVLAVLDSVMAERGIKKLPFELKIGTMIEVPRGAVTADAIAAEAEFFSFGTNDLTQMGCGFSRDDAGKFLKQYVDDGIYDYDPFQTLDREGVGELIRIAVTKGKSARPNIKLGICGEHGGDPSSVEFCHLVGLNYVSCSPYRVPIARLAAAQAAIRHGNPGSLLATAKAAPAAKKALKKAVKKAAPKAAKKAVKKAAKAPVKKAAKKTAKKSKR, from the coding sequence ATGGCTAAAGGCAGCAAGTTCGTGTATTTCTTTGGCGGCAAGGGCACCGAAGGCCGCGGCGATATGAAACAACTCCTGGGCGGCAAGGGCGCCAACCTGGCTGACATGTGCAGCCTGGGCCTTCCCGTGCCCCCCGGATTCACCATCACCACCGAGGTCTGCGACCTGTTCTACAAGCTCGGGCGCAAGTACCCCGCGGACCTGGATGCCCAGGTCGACGCCAATATTGCCAAGCTCGAGAAGCTCACCGGCAAGACGTTCGGTCACGGCGGCAACCCGCTGCTGGTCAGCGTCCGCAGCGGCGCTGCCGCCTCGATGCCCGGCATGATGGACACCGTGCTGAACCTGGGTCTCAACGACCAGACGCTTCCGGCGCTGATCAAGCTGACCGGCAACGAGCGGTTCGCCTGGGACGCCATGCGCCGCTTCATGCAGATGTTCGGCGACGTCGTGCTGGACATGGAACACCATGACTTCGAGCACGCCCTCGACGGCGTCAAGAAGCGCCGCGGCGCCCAGCAGGACACCGACCTGGACGTCGAAGGGCTCAAGGAAGTCGTCGCCGAATACAGCAAGGTCTACGACCACGCCGGCAAGAAATTCCCGCAGAACGCCCGCGAACAGCTCCAGGCGGCTATCAACGCCGTCTTTGGAAGCTGGAACAACCCCCGCGCCATCAAGTACCGCCAGCTCAACGACATCCGCGGCCTGCTCGGCACGGCGGTCAATGTCCAGGCGATGGTCTTCGGAAACATGGGCGACACCAGCGGCACGGGCGTGGCGTTCACCCGCAACCCCTCCACCGGCGAGAACAAGTTCTATGGCGAGTACCTGATGAACGCCCAGGGCGAGGACGTGGTGGCCGGCATCCGCACGCCCCAGCCCATCGACCAGCTCGCCAAGGTCGACCCCACCAGCTATAAGCAGCTCGTGGCGATCCGCGAGAAGCTCGAGAAGCACTATCGCGACATGCAGGACATCGAGTTCACCATCGAGCGCGGGACGCTGTACATGCTGCAGACCCGCAACGGCAAACGCACCGCCCCGGCAGCGGTCCGCGTCGCGGTGGACCTGGTGGCCGAGAAGCTCATCACCGAGAAGGAAGGCGTGCTGCGCGTCGAGCCCAAGTCGCTCGACCAGTTGCTGCACCCGACGTTCAATCCCAAGGCCGAAGCGGCCGCCCAGGCCATCGGTCGCGGTCTGCCCGCCAGCCCCGGCGCGGCGACCGGTCAGATCGTCTTCTCGGCCCACGAGGCTGAGGAGTGGGAAGAGCTGGGCAAGAGCGTCATCCTCGTCCGCATCGAGACCAGCCCCGAGGACATCGGCGGCATGAACGTGGCGCAGGGCATCCTGACCAGCCGCGGCGGCATGACCAGCCACGCGGCGGTCGTCGCCCGAGGCATGGGCAAGTGCTGCGTGGCCGGCTGCAGCGACGTGGCGATCGACTACGCCGCCAAGACCCTCACCGCCGGCGGCGTGACGCTCAAAGAAGGCGATTGGATGAGCCTCAACGGCTCGCTGGGCACCGTGTACGCCGGCAAGATCGAGACCCAGGACGCCGCCCTGACCGGCCCCTTCGGGACGATCATGGACCTGGCCGACAAGTACCGCAAGATCGGCGTACGAACCAACGCCGACACCCCGCACGACACGGAAGTGGCCGTTCGCTTCGGCGCCGAAGGCATCGGCCTGTGCCGCACCGAACACATGTTCTTCGAAGGCGACCGCATCCTGGCGATGCGCGAGATGATCCTGGCCGAAGACGCCGTCGGACGCGAGAAAGCCCTGGCCAAGCTCCTGCCCCTGCAGCGCCAGGACTTCATCGGGATGTTCAAGGCCCTCGACGGCCGACCGGCGACGATCCGCTTCCTCGACCCGCCGCTGCATGAGTTCGTGCCCCACGACGCCGAAGGTCAGGCGCAGATGGCGGCAGTCATGGGCGTGCCCGCCGAGACGATCAAGGCCAAGGTCGACAGCCTGCACGAGTTCAACCCGATGCTGGGTCACCGCGGCTGCCGCCTGGGCATCACGTACCCCGTGATCACGGCGATGCAGGCCCGCGCGGTCATCGAGGCCGCCCTGGAAGTGCCCGGAAGCAAGCCCGAGATCATGATCCCGCTGGTCGGGACCGTCAAGGAACTGTCCAACCAGAAGGCCATCGTGCTGGCCGTGCTGGACAGCGTGATGGCCGAACGCGGCATCAAGAAGCTGCCCTTCGAGCTCAAGATCGGCACGATGATCGAAGTCCCCCGCGGCGCCGTCACCGCCGACGCCATCGCCGCCGAAGCCGAGTTCTTCTCCTTCGGCACCAACGACCTGACGCAGATGGGCTGCGGGTTCAGCCGCGACGACGCGGGCAAGTTCCTCAAGCAGTACGTCGATGACGGCATCTACGACTACGACCCGTTCCAGACCCTCGACCGCGAAGGCGTGGGCGAGTTGATCCGCATCGCCGTCACCAAGGGCAAGAGCGCCCGGCCGAACATTAAGCTGGGCATCTGCGGCGAACACGGCGGCGACCCCTCCAGCGTGGAGTTCTGCCACCTGGTCGGCCTCAACTACGTGTCCTGCTCGCCGTACCGTGTGCCGATCGCCCGCCTGGCCGCCGCCCAGGCCGCCATCCGCCACGGCAACCCCGGCAGCCTGCTGGCAACCGCCAAAGCAGCCCCCGCTGCCAAGAAGGCGCTTAAGAAAGCTGTCAAGAAAGCTGCCCCCAAGGCCGCAAAGAAGGCAGTCAAGAAAGCGGCGAAAGCGCCCGTCAAGAAAGCGGCAAAGAAGACCGCCAAGAAGTCCAAGCGCTAA
- a CDS encoding chemotaxis protein CheB gives MKQECDKKQGPAETATPIIVGIGASAGGLEAMQEFFTAMPADSGLAFVVVQHLDPSHESRMAEILAKSTSMNVTQARDKMRIQADTVYTNPPGKVLCLRHGQFEIDPAAQRGHVEAAIDSFLTALARDQGARSVAIILSGSSGADGPQGVRAVRGAGGMCMAQDPASARFAPMPQAVIDTGLADYVLPPNQMPAALLQFVEHSHGLGAGGGTELPPEQDVDRVEDILKILHSGAGSDYRHYKRTTVLRRIQRRMGLRQVRDMARYAALLRTDAEEVIHLAQDMLIGVSAFFRDTEAWEELAGEVIGPLVAAKEEDGPLRAWVVGCATGEEAYSLGMLLLEARQAAGKACPVQIFATDIDDASLESARVGMYPLSIAGDVSPQRLQSFFTRQGQSYRVSKTLRDAVVFSHHNVLTDPPFSRLDLVTCRNLLIYLEPPAQRKVLSVFSFALNVGAHLMLGKSEGVAGMENLFDPTSRGNRIYRLTRSNRQVGGDLPPYFNGQKRGVAEREPVRPAAAILSQANLDAVLRHFDASMVLVEPEGKILYFHGRMEKYLGHPEGPASLNILDMTPSGIFSAKLRRAMSRAHGQDETVRLDHVPLPRDETPLVNLTIVPVPTSIGGGKMLAIIFEPAHRPRGGRQGAAPTTEDEALVAQLEAEVKALRGELRTHTEDYDAANEELKAANEEMMSMNEELQAANEELESSKEELQSVNEELNTVNSQLNDKVGELTGANNDLANLLGATEIATIFLDGRLNIRRFTTRATELLNVIDSDIGRPLSHLTGNIDGGNLAADAQGVLKSLSPLEKEVQARDGRWYTMRILPFRTLDDRIDGVVITYAEVSRLKSVERQLLFETAYSQSVVETVRHPLLVLDKQLRVMRANRAFYETFQVQPEQTTDRLVYELGNGQWNIPQLRKLIEEVLSKESGFQDFRVEHEFPDIGRKIMLISGQHIPPPPDMPQRLLLTIEDITQRESDSQSLNDLNASLAERTSLAEQRAGQLRTLAAELAHTEQRERERLARLLHDNLQQLLVGAKFQLGAVRPKVQDARVGKALDAIESLLTQSLDTSRSLTAELSPTILYEAGLHAALPWLARQMHATQGLSVETHMNAAVEMDEEGIAVLLFAAVRELLLNVLKHAGVNEAEVTLDHVQDDLVRVTVSDIGSGFDPTKVQADQGTGSGLGLFGLQQRLEHVGGSCRIDSAPGQGTRVTLTAKLGPPRRESGRPIVAAHELEAAAAPQAQDGQIRVLLVDDHAIVRQGLAGILNHERDIKVVAEASSGEEAIEQALRHRPDVIIMDISMPGMSGIEATGKIVAEQPAARIIGLSMYAQDDRFAEMRQQGAVAYVCKGAPSDDLLAAIRAAAGT, from the coding sequence ATGAAGCAGGAGTGTGACAAGAAGCAAGGCCCTGCCGAAACCGCCACGCCGATTATAGTTGGGATCGGGGCCTCGGCGGGTGGGCTGGAAGCCATGCAGGAGTTCTTCACGGCGATGCCGGCCGATAGCGGCTTGGCCTTTGTCGTTGTCCAGCACCTCGACCCCTCTCACGAAAGCCGCATGGCGGAGATCCTGGCCAAGTCCACCTCAATGAACGTCACACAGGCCCGGGATAAGATGCGCATCCAGGCCGACACTGTTTACACCAATCCACCGGGCAAAGTGCTGTGCCTCCGACACGGGCAATTCGAGATAGACCCCGCGGCGCAGCGCGGGCACGTCGAGGCCGCCATCGACAGCTTTCTGACCGCGCTGGCCCGTGACCAGGGCGCGCGGTCGGTGGCGATCATCCTCTCGGGCTCCAGCGGCGCCGACGGGCCCCAAGGCGTGCGGGCCGTCCGCGGCGCAGGCGGGATGTGCATGGCCCAGGACCCCGCGTCCGCGCGGTTCGCGCCGATGCCCCAGGCCGTCATCGACACCGGTCTGGCCGACTACGTCCTGCCCCCGAACCAGATGCCCGCGGCGCTGCTGCAGTTCGTCGAGCACTCCCATGGTCTGGGCGCCGGCGGCGGCACGGAACTGCCCCCGGAGCAGGACGTCGACCGCGTGGAAGACATCCTCAAGATTCTGCACAGCGGCGCCGGCAGCGATTACCGCCACTACAAGCGGACGACCGTGCTTCGCCGCATCCAGCGCCGCATGGGTCTGCGGCAAGTGCGCGACATGGCCCGCTACGCCGCCCTGCTCCGCACCGACGCCGAGGAGGTCATACATCTGGCCCAGGACATGCTTATCGGCGTCAGCGCGTTCTTCCGCGACACGGAGGCCTGGGAAGAACTCGCCGGCGAAGTCATCGGCCCGCTCGTGGCGGCCAAGGAAGAGGACGGCCCCCTGCGCGCCTGGGTCGTCGGCTGTGCCACCGGCGAAGAGGCCTACTCGCTGGGCATGCTGCTGCTCGAGGCGCGCCAGGCCGCGGGCAAGGCCTGCCCCGTGCAGATTTTCGCCACGGATATCGACGACGCGTCGCTGGAGAGCGCCCGGGTGGGAATGTATCCGCTGAGCATCGCCGGCGACGTCTCGCCCCAGCGGCTGCAGAGTTTCTTCACCCGCCAGGGGCAGAGCTACCGCGTCAGCAAAACCCTTCGCGACGCGGTGGTGTTTTCCCACCACAACGTGCTGACCGATCCGCCGTTTTCGCGCCTCGACCTGGTCACCTGCCGCAACCTGCTGATCTACCTCGAACCGCCCGCCCAGCGCAAGGTGCTTTCGGTGTTCAGCTTCGCGCTGAACGTCGGCGCTCACCTGATGCTGGGCAAGTCCGAGGGCGTGGCGGGCATGGAGAATCTGTTCGACCCGACCTCGCGGGGCAACCGCATCTACCGCCTCACGCGGTCCAACCGTCAGGTCGGCGGCGATCTGCCGCCGTACTTCAACGGCCAGAAGCGCGGCGTCGCTGAACGCGAACCGGTCAGGCCTGCCGCCGCAATCCTCTCGCAGGCGAATCTCGATGCGGTGCTGAGGCACTTCGATGCCAGCATGGTCCTGGTCGAGCCCGAGGGCAAGATCCTCTACTTCCACGGCCGCATGGAAAAGTACCTCGGTCATCCCGAGGGTCCGGCGAGTCTGAACATCCTGGACATGACGCCCAGCGGGATTTTTTCGGCCAAGCTGCGCCGGGCGATGAGCCGCGCCCACGGGCAGGACGAAACCGTTCGCCTCGACCACGTGCCCCTGCCGCGGGACGAGACGCCGCTGGTGAACCTGACGATTGTTCCCGTGCCGACCTCTATCGGCGGTGGAAAGATGCTGGCGATCATCTTCGAGCCCGCCCACCGCCCGCGCGGCGGCCGCCAGGGCGCGGCGCCGACAACCGAAGACGAGGCCCTGGTGGCCCAGCTCGAGGCCGAGGTCAAAGCCCTGCGCGGCGAACTGAGAACCCACACCGAGGACTACGACGCCGCCAACGAGGAGCTCAAGGCCGCCAACGAAGAGATGATGTCGATGAACGAGGAGCTCCAGGCGGCCAACGAGGAGCTGGAGAGTTCGAAGGAGGAACTGCAGTCGGTCAACGAGGAGCTCAACACCGTCAACAGCCAGCTCAACGACAAGGTCGGCGAGCTGACCGGCGCCAATAACGACCTGGCGAATCTGCTCGGGGCCACTGAGATCGCGACGATCTTCCTCGACGGGCGGCTGAATATCCGGCGCTTCACCACCCGGGCGACGGAACTGCTCAACGTGATCGACTCGGACATCGGGCGCCCCTTGAGCCACCTGACAGGCAACATCGACGGGGGCAACCTCGCCGCCGACGCCCAGGGCGTTCTCAAGAGCCTCTCGCCGCTGGAGAAGGAAGTGCAGGCTCGCGACGGGCGCTGGTACACGATGCGGATCCTGCCCTTCCGCACGCTGGACGACCGGATCGACGGGGTGGTGATCACCTACGCCGAGGTCAGCCGCCTCAAGAGCGTCGAACGGCAGTTGCTCTTTGAGACGGCGTACTCCCAGAGCGTCGTCGAGACAGTGCGCCACCCGCTGCTGGTGCTCGACAAGCAGTTGCGCGTCATGCGGGCCAACCGCGCGTTCTATGAAACATTCCAGGTTCAGCCCGAGCAGACAACCGACCGGCTGGTGTACGAACTGGGCAACGGGCAGTGGAATATTCCGCAACTGCGCAAACTGATCGAGGAGGTCCTCTCCAAGGAGTCGGGGTTCCAGGACTTCCGCGTCGAGCATGAGTTCCCCGACATCGGACGCAAGATCATGCTCATCAGCGGGCAGCACATCCCACCGCCCCCCGACATGCCCCAGCGCCTGCTGCTGACCATTGAAGACATCACCCAGCGCGAAAGCGACAGCCAGAGCCTCAACGACCTCAACGCCAGCCTCGCCGAACGCACGTCGCTGGCCGAACAGCGCGCCGGGCAGCTTCGGACGCTGGCCGCCGAACTGGCCCATACCGAACAGCGCGAACGCGAGCGACTGGCCCGCCTGCTCCACGACAACCTCCAGCAACTCCTCGTCGGCGCCAAATTCCAGCTCGGGGCCGTGCGCCCCAAGGTGCAGGACGCCCGCGTGGGCAAGGCCCTTGATGCGATCGAGAGCCTGCTGACCCAGTCGCTCGATACCTCGCGCTCGCTGACGGCCGAATTGAGCCCGACTATCCTTTACGAGGCCGGTCTCCACGCCGCTCTGCCCTGGCTGGCTCGGCAGATGCACGCCACCCAGGGCTTGAGCGTCGAGACGCACATGAACGCCGCCGTGGAGATGGACGAGGAGGGAATCGCCGTGCTGCTGTTTGCGGCCGTGCGCGAACTGCTGCTCAACGTCCTCAAGCACGCCGGCGTCAACGAGGCCGAAGTGACGCTGGACCACGTCCAGGACGACCTGGTTCGCGTGACCGTCAGCGACATCGGGTCCGGGTTCGATCCGACCAAGGTGCAAGCGGACCAGGGAACCGGCTCGGGCCTGGGGCTGTTCGGCCTCCAGCAGCGCCTGGAGCACGTCGGCGGGTCCTGCCGGATCGACAGCGCCCCGGGCCAAGGCACGCGCGTGACACTGACGGCCAAGCTTGGACCGCCGCGACGGGAGAGCGGACGCCCTATCGTCGCGGCGCACGAGCTAGAGGCCGCCGCCGCGCCGCAGGCCCAGGACGGACAGATTCGCGTGCTGCTGGTCGACGACCACGCCATCGTGCGCCAGGGACTGGCGGGCATCCTCAATCACGAGCGCGATATCAAAGTGGTGGCCGAGGCCTCCAGCGGCGAAGAGGCCATCGAGCAGGCCCTGCGCCACCGCCCCGACGTCATCATCATGGACATCAGCATGCCCGGGATGAGCGGCATCGAGGCCACAGGAAAGATCGTCGCCGAACAGCCCGCCGCCAGGATCATCGGCCTGTCCATGTACGCCCAAGACGACCGGTTCGCGGAAATGCGCCAGCAAGGCGCCGTCGCCTACGTCTGCAAAGGCGCACCGTCGGACGACCTGCTAGCCGCCATCCGCGCCGCCGCAGGCACGTAG
- a CDS encoding LamG-like jellyroll fold domain-containing protein: MTTIHRSALIGTVVCLLSAAAAPAAVTNYWSISPTSADTTNGLIDVVGGKNAVAVGGGPSSNPANFNPGATGDPNEAARIWGGTIQGGAYQTPIMSLGTSFTYEAVFQFTNWATNGWGYFAGRSDGPIELGFRNPGNGSGYWTFRDPVNGNVNFGNISTPLAANAWYHLAVTYDGATANLYLTRIQENLTAVSLLSTGTTAVSRNPTGTGRGLDIGCAQNATFNMGGWVDWAALHNRALTPDELLLNLQNNEPIPEPATMALLLLGGIGALLKRKRR; encoded by the coding sequence ATGACGACGATTCACAGATCAGCTTTGATCGGCACGGTGGTATGTCTGCTTTCGGCGGCCGCTGCTCCTGCGGCTGTGACTAACTACTGGTCCATCAGTCCAACGTCTGCCGACACGACCAATGGTCTGATCGATGTCGTCGGCGGAAAGAACGCCGTTGCCGTCGGCGGCGGGCCAAGCTCCAATCCGGCCAATTTCAACCCCGGCGCCACAGGCGACCCAAATGAGGCCGCAAGGATTTGGGGCGGCACGATCCAGGGCGGCGCCTATCAAACCCCCATCATGAGCCTCGGAACGTCGTTCACCTACGAAGCCGTGTTCCAGTTCACCAACTGGGCGACCAACGGATGGGGCTACTTTGCAGGCCGCAGCGACGGGCCGATCGAACTGGGCTTCAGGAATCCCGGCAACGGGTCGGGCTATTGGACCTTCCGCGACCCGGTCAACGGCAACGTCAACTTTGGCAACATCTCCACTCCGTTAGCCGCCAATGCCTGGTACCACCTGGCGGTGACCTACGACGGCGCCACCGCCAATCTTTACCTGACCCGGATCCAGGAGAATCTGACGGCCGTCAGCCTGCTGTCGACTGGAACGACGGCAGTGAGCAGGAATCCTACCGGCACCGGCAGAGGTCTCGACATCGGCTGCGCCCAGAACGCAACGTTCAACATGGGCGGCTGGGTCGACTGGGCCGCTCTTCATAACCGGGCTCTGACGCCGGACGAACTGCTGCTGAACCTCCAAAACAACGAGCCGATTCCCGAGCCGGCGACCATGGCTCTGCTGCTCCTTGGCGGCATCGGCGCGCTGCTGAAGCGCAAGAGACGCTGA
- a CDS encoding sulfite exporter TauE/SafE family protein: METIARYLPVGADPMMFILVGSLATALMSMAKAGFGGSMALLATPMMIYACARDGLAAAGIILPLLMVCDLISVYFWWRQWNWRAVWMILPGGAVGILIGWVVLHWLNQMNDKGQKDLANAWLMTGIGVFCLWFVALQIYKARRGEGTPFRPVFWQGSFVGTAAGITSMIGHSAGPITQMYMVSQQLPKGMFVASTVLYYWIGNALKFGPYMIEGQVNPNTLIASLALVPAVVVGTVLGVYLHRRVGPRQFTVLVYVLLSLAGVGLVIDGLRVFMRP; the protein is encoded by the coding sequence ATGGAAACGATCGCAAGATATCTTCCCGTCGGCGCCGACCCGATGATGTTTATCCTCGTCGGGTCGCTGGCGACGGCCTTGATGAGCATGGCCAAGGCGGGCTTCGGCGGCAGTATGGCGCTGCTGGCCACGCCGATGATGATCTACGCCTGCGCGCGGGACGGGCTGGCGGCCGCGGGGATCATCCTTCCGCTGCTGATGGTCTGCGACCTGATCTCGGTGTACTTCTGGTGGCGCCAGTGGAATTGGCGGGCGGTGTGGATGATTCTGCCCGGCGGCGCCGTCGGGATCCTGATCGGGTGGGTCGTGCTGCACTGGCTCAACCAGATGAACGATAAGGGGCAGAAGGACCTGGCCAACGCGTGGCTGATGACGGGCATCGGCGTGTTCTGCCTGTGGTTCGTCGCGCTTCAGATCTACAAGGCCCGCCGGGGCGAGGGCACGCCGTTTCGCCCGGTGTTCTGGCAGGGCTCGTTCGTGGGCACCGCCGCCGGGATCACCAGCATGATCGGCCACTCCGCCGGACCGATCACGCAGATGTACATGGTCAGCCAGCAACTGCCCAAGGGAATGTTCGTCGCCAGCACGGTGCTGTATTATTGGATCGGCAACGCCCTGAAGTTCGGGCCTTACATGATCGAAGGGCAGGTCAATCCCAACACGCTGATCGCCTCGCTGGCGCTGGTGCCGGCGGTGGTCGTCGGGACCGTCCTGGGCGTGTACCTGCACCGCCGCGTCGGACCGCGGCAGTTCACGGTTCTGGTCTACGTGCTGCTGTCGCTGGCCGGGGTGGGGCTGGTTATCGACGGGCTCAGGGTCTTCATGCGCCCTTGA
- a CDS encoding amidohydrolase family protein — protein MRGTAKCYDELRAYCQGVPLIDCHDHSGTCGPKYTDPVMVVIGGYYHSEASNCLSDKEAAILGDSTRSIDERWPLVERAWKASCHTGYAHVTRRVLKKFYGADTLTLDVLKSMVGRMPDYTDAAAFEAVLEEANIAARILDIWPDLAAVLGGTLKLTPRGRLAISLPRFHGVRDYWSVQSNVGALDGRHVTSLDEYLDACREIFDGCKKFGAVCFKDQCAYSRTLAFGNPSRAAAEEIFNAFMADPRQSAGFPDAVKPLDDFLFHEYMRMARELDLPVQIHTGHMAGIRNDIVKTNAIGLTSVIELHRDVHFDLFHANWPYAEEYLYLGKNFPNVTLDFCWANIIDPIYCQRLFQQILSSVPHSRVHAYGSDFGGSVDRAWAHADIARDNIAIALSGMVEIDYLSLDDAKAVARDWMFENPNRTFKLGL, from the coding sequence ATGCGAGGAACTGCAAAGTGCTATGACGAGCTGCGGGCGTATTGCCAGGGCGTGCCGCTGATCGACTGCCACGATCACTCCGGCACGTGCGGGCCTAAGTACACCGACCCGGTCATGGTCGTCATCGGCGGATACTACCACAGCGAGGCCTCCAATTGCCTCAGCGACAAAGAAGCCGCCATCCTGGGCGACTCGACTCGCTCCATCGACGAGCGCTGGCCGCTGGTCGAGCGGGCGTGGAAGGCCTCCTGCCACACCGGGTACGCCCACGTCACCCGGCGGGTGCTCAAGAAGTTCTACGGCGCCGACACCCTCACGCTCGACGTGCTCAAGAGCATGGTCGGCCGCATGCCGGATTACACCGACGCGGCGGCCTTCGAGGCGGTGCTCGAGGAAGCCAACATCGCCGCGCGCATCCTGGACATCTGGCCGGACCTGGCTGCCGTGCTGGGCGGCACGCTCAAGCTCACCCCGCGCGGGCGACTGGCGATCTCCCTGCCGCGGTTCCACGGCGTGCGCGACTACTGGTCCGTGCAGTCCAACGTCGGCGCCCTGGACGGCCGACACGTCACGAGCCTCGACGAATACCTCGACGCCTGCCGCGAGATCTTCGACGGCTGCAAGAAGTTCGGCGCCGTCTGCTTCAAGGACCAGTGCGCCTACTCGCGCACGCTGGCGTTCGGGAACCCGTCGCGCGCCGCGGCCGAGGAGATCTTCAACGCCTTCATGGCCGACCCGCGCCAGTCGGCGGGCTTCCCTGACGCCGTCAAGCCGCTGGACGACTTCCTGTTCCATGAGTACATGCGGATGGCCCGCGAGCTGGACCTGCCGGTGCAGATTCACACCGGTCACATGGCCGGCATCCGCAACGACATCGTCAAGACCAACGCCATCGGCCTGACCAGCGTCATCGAGCTGCACCGCGACGTACACTTCGACCTCTTCCATGCCAATTGGCCGTACGCCGAAGAGTACCTGTACCTGGGCAAGAACTTCCCCAACGTGACGCTGGACTTCTGCTGGGCGAACATCATCGACCCGATCTACTGCCAGCGCCTGTTCCAGCAGATTCTCTCGAGCGTGCCGCACAGCCGCGTGCATGCCTACGGCAGCGACTTCGGCGGCAGCGTCGACCGCGCCTGGGCCCACGCCGATATCGCCCGCGACAACATCGCCATCGCCCTGTCGGGCATGGTCGAGATCGACTACCTCAGCCTCGACGACGCCAAGGCCGTCGCCCGCGACTGGATGTTCGAGAACCCCAACCGGACGTTCAAGCTGGGTCTGTGA